In one Dermatophagoides farinae isolate YC_2012a chromosome 4, ASM2471394v1, whole genome shotgun sequence genomic region, the following are encoded:
- the LOC124490678 gene encoding uncharacterized protein LOC124490678 produces MPKKISKIISNAKNRLSSRTSTKSSKSPTKATAVSPSKSAAIRTGSLRSTCESNRLLSSTYDDDDDNDRQGASGHDSISLGMPAQDYDDFESPDLNLPSIRSTKKSDTKKAGSSEQQHSDGTSTNTTTERQRSNNDEQITGGRSILQRVLSFGQRTNGTTATTIGSGYNELYDDHEKQSGFSRQHWWQSEFLLGTETHGPVLFGTWNGVFVTTVVHLFGVISFLRLGWMVGNEGVPLSLAIVFACLLFNTISLLAAIGIMERCAAVTAAQTSGLTPFKQFNNQAISSQQQQRFDPEYTRSVATARANVHILVATVLGSRIGGAISLVYCIGQAVSCALHVTGFSEAFVQLCAIFIRRQLMMSSNEFMPSLSPSTPSSSLLTSSNISIIEQPSLARTIARLLRIDILEQQQKQSSSSGTSNTQLILNPESFQIVSIILIFILFFINIVGVRWLFRLQTLLFLALVAAVGDFSTGLFHEHADYGYGPIKPSEEHFIENIPPHSWSNPNHWIFWRQLFETVGVFFPATIGVMAGVNMGSDLERPTKSIPAGSLMAILSSYGVHALFILGLSLCCSRIALLNDFAIAQHASAVGIFFAFGLYMSTISSGLGSMYTAPRIMQNLAQELHSVPIVRCFARGNGPNNIPINALMLFVLVTIGFLMIGGINVLAPIVTIPYLLTYAAIEYAYFSMAMTFDIQIQREKRFMQIASQLKSSDSGTFGGGGCDDDAVAAGDHGTKMIIQSSGDIISEQTKSTAPTTTGQRQLLSLSSSSSSIKRCRQPAEDTVSLSASLSGGNSGGQQPPLSPSFSSLQQQQQHLAGYGSIQSITQHIKIKRRQSTQSSDSDNEGGCPSGSSIKSTGTVKQSTKERSQSSSIKSKTKVTKPKTIRQLMAAVSNSDEEDDDDDGNINDDDDSVMMGTAEVGDDEINQQSSSHAASSSSLFRNIGSSTRLIANTNDDDNDDDGGGDGGGEQQPSSMNNDQCERLLMPDPELSEIACKQEVWYLRLMNRWIVLIAAIIKLLLMFIIAWHYAMITIIMFILFAWIIGHTNPGFYPGVSEFSLYKWIRSVCIRIKSWRPSGYTNILNSTSSNHTTTNLVASYSYDRIVLPETAMPDFRCESDQLTKDNTDYSDRPPCHFATTINPQLN; encoded by the exons atgccgaaaaaaatatcaaaaattatttcaaatgcAAAAAATCGTCTTAGTTCAcgaacatcaacaaaatcttCGAAATCACCAACAAAAGCAACAGCAGTATCACCATCAAAATCGGCTGCTATACGAACCGGTTCATTACGATCAACATGCGAATCAAAtcgtttattatcatcaacatatgatgatgatgatgataatgatagacAAGGTGCTTCTGGTCatgattccatttcattGGGAATGCCTGCAcaagattatgatgattttgaatcacCGGATCTAAATCTTCCATCAATACgatcgacaaaaaaatctgataCTAAAAAAGCTGGCAGTAGTGAACAACAGCATAGTGATGGTACTAGTACAAATACGACCACTGAACGTCAACGatcgaataatgatgaacagatCACAGGTGGTAGATCAATTTTACAAAGAGTTCTTTCATTTGGCCAACGAACAAACGGTACGACGGCGACGACGATCGGATCTGGTTATAATGAGCTTTacgatgatcatgaaaaG CAATCAGGGTTCTCTCGACAACATTGGTGGCAATCAGAATTTCTTCTTGGTACCGAAACACATGGACCAGTTCTATTTGGAACATGGAATGGTGTATTCGTTACTACCGTTGTCCATTTATTTGGTGTTATTAGTTTTCTACGTTTAGGTTGGATGGTCGGAAATGAAGGtgtaccattatcattggccATTGTGTTTGCCTGTCTACTATTCAATACTATATCATTGTTAGCAGCAATCGGTATTATGGAACGATGTGCTGCTGTAACGGCTGCACAAACATCCGGTTTAACACCattcaaacaattcaataatcaGGCAATATcaagtcaacaacaacaacgtttcGATCCGGAATACACACGTTCAGTAGCAACGGCACGGGCAAATGTACATATTTTAGTGGCCACTGTTCTAGGATCACGTATAGGTGGTGCCATCTCGTTGGTTTATTGTATTGGACAGGCTGTATCCTGTGCATTACATGTAACCGGATTTAGTGAAGCATTTGTACAATTATGTGCTATTTTCATACGTcgtcaattgatgatgtcatcgaatgaatttatgccatcattatcaccatcaacaccgtcatcatcattattaacatcatcaaacatatcGATCATTGAACAGCCATCATTAGCACGCACAATAGCAAGATTATTAAGGATCGATATTCTggaacaacagcaaaaacaatcatcttCCAGTGGAACATCAAATACTCAATTAATATTGAATCCagaatcatttcaaattgtttctattatattgatattcatattgtttttcatcaatattgtcGGTGTTCGTTGGTTATTTCGTCTACAAACATTACTATTCTTAGCATTAGTAGCTGCTGTTGGTGATTTTTCTACCGGACTTTTTCATGAGCACGCTGATTATg GATATGGCCCAATTAAACCAAGTGAAGAACATTTTATCGAAAATATTCCACCACATTCATGGTCGAATCCAAATCATTGGATATTTTGGCGACAATTATTCGAAACTGTTGGTGTATTTTTTCCAGCAACAATCGGTGTTATGGCTGGTGTAAATATGGGTTCAGATCTGGAACGACCAACCAAATCAATACCGGCTGGATCATTAATGGCTATCTTATCTAGTTATGGTGTACATGCATTGTTCATTCttggattatcattatgCTGTTCACGTATTgcattattgaatgattttgctATAGCTCAACATGCATCAGCTGTGggtatttttttcgcttttggTCTCTATATGTCAACCATTTCATCGGGTCTTGGTTCAATGTATACGGCACCAAGAATTATGCAAAATCTGGCACAAGAGCTTCATTCTGTACCAATTGTACGATGTTTTGCACGCGGAAATGGACCAAACAATA ttCCAATCAATGCATTAATGTTGTTCGTCTTAGTCACTATTGGTTTTCTTATGATCGGTGGTATTAATGTTTTAGCACCGATTGTAACCATACCATACCTATTAACATATGCAGCCATTGAATATGCATATTTTTCAATGGCAATGACATTCGATATACAAATACAACGTGAAAAACGATTTATGCAGATTGCTTCACAACTTAAATCTTCCGATTCTGGTACAttcggtggtggtggttgtgatgatgatgctgtgGCTGCTGGTGATCATGGCACTAAGATGATAATACAATCATCAGGTGACATTATTTCTGAACAAACTAAATCAACAgcaccaacaacaactggACAAAGAcaattattgtcattatcatcatcatcatcatcgattaaacGTTGTCGACAGCCAGCCGAAGACACTGTTTCATTATCGGCATCACTTTCAGGTGGTAATAGTGGTGgacaacaaccaccattatcaccatcattttcatcattacaacaacagcaacaacatctTGCCGGTTATGGTTCAATACAAAGTATAACACaacatataaaaataaaacgaagACAAAGTACTCAAAGTAGTGATAGTGATAATGAAGGTGGTTGTCCAAGTGGATCATCGATTAAATCAACTGGTACGGTTAAGCAATCTACTAAAGAAcgatcacaatcatcatcaataaaaagtaaaacaaaagtaacaaaaccaaaaacaattcGACAATTAATGGCTGCCGTTAGCAATTCGGATGAggaagacgatgatgatgatggtaacatcaatgatgatgatgattctgtcATGATGGGTACCGCTGaagttggtgatgatgaaattaatcaacaatcatcatcacatgccgcatcatcatcaagtctATTTCGTAATATCGGTTCAAGCACACGATTAATAGcaaatacaaatgatgatgataatgatgatgatggtggtggtgatggtggtggtgaacagcaaccatcatcaatgaacaatGATCAATGTGAACGTTTATTAATGCCGGATCCGGAATTATCTGAAATTGCTTGTAAACAAGAAGTCTGGTATCTACGACTAATGAATCGATGGATCGTATTGATTGCAGCtatcattaaattattaCTCATGTTTATTATTGCATGGCATTATGCAAtgattacaataataatgttcattttatttgcttGGATTATTGGCCATACAAATCCTGGTTTTTATCCCGGTGTTTCCGAATTTTCTCTTTATAAATGGATTCGATCTGTTTGTATTCGTATCAAATCATG GCGACCTTCTGGCTATACAAACATATTGAATAgtacatcatcaaatcatacaacaacaaatctagttgcatcatattcatatgaTCGTATTGTTTTACCGGAAACAGCTATGCCCGATTTTCGTTGTGAATCCGATCAATTAACTAAAGATAATACGGATTATTCGGATAGGCCACCATGTCATTTTGCTACAACAATCAATCCGCAATTAAATTGA